The window TGGCAACAGTGTTTCAGTATACCCGAGTAGATGCCGATCTGTTCGGCTCAGCGATCCAGCGTTCAGCCGACTTGGCGACCCGGATGTTCGTCGAACCTTCCGACACCAGCGAGTAGCGTCAATGTCACGGTTTCGTGAGATGTTTGGCCTTCCGAACCTCGGGGCGGGGCACCATACCGCACCCGACCTTGAGTCGTGCTTTCCGGCGACGCTTGCACCGCCACACTTTGACGTTGGTAAGGCAAAGGCATGGTCCCCTACTCCGCGACGACTAATTGAAGGCGAGGCTTGGGGTGGTGAGTACGTCGTGGGGTGGGACATTGGAACAGAGACCCGCGCCCGCAGAGTGGTATTGCGACCTGCCACTGAAACCGATCCTGTCGCGGCGGGAATACGCGTTGTAGATCCCGACCTTGCACGGTGGCGGAAGTACTTCGCTGCGCGGCTTTCTGCGGAAATGGACTCCGCAATTGCATCGGTCCGTCGCGAATACGACGAGCGGCTATCGCGCTTGGAGGCCGTGCTAAATGAGCGGCAAGCCATCGCTGTGCGTGCCGATGCACTTCTTTCAAAGGTTATCGCTGAACTCAGGGCCGATACCGGCGATGAGGACGATGACATCTCGGAGGATGAAGAATCCAGGCTTTGGGGTCTGGTCGACTTTTCCATAGATGATGAAGACGAGGAATGATCTGTGGCCGTAGAGTTGTTCGGGAGCGCGGTAACGAGGCCAGACGTCATTTTCTGCGACACTAGCTTCATCCTTGACGTTCTCACTGATGAAGTTTCGCAGATCACCTCTCTCTGCGGAACAAATGCAACGAAGCTGAACAGGGCTGCTGCATCGGCGGCATTTTTACATGCGTACCGAGGATACGGAGTCCAATTTATATCCTCGCCCTTCGCGTTCTCTGAAGTAGGGCACGTAATCACAAAGAACGTTCACAAGAGCCACGGCCACAAGTCGTGGCGCGCCTTCTGGAATGCGGACAGCCCTACCTGCGAACAAGTCTACAAAGACACGATGCGCCTTGTTCGCCGGGCGTGGCGCCGGATTTCCGGTTACGATATTTGGTTTACCCTTCCGGCCGCTGGTACGACCACAGCCTTTGGGATCCGGGCGGAAGATAGCATCGTTGAAGCCGCGCGATTGCTCAAGAACCGATACATGTTCCTCGATTGGGCGGATGCGTTCCATATCGCGTCCGGACTGGCCTCTGGAACACAGTGGTACGCGACAACGGACCAAGGCTGGAAGAGCGTTGCGCAGATCAACGTCTTCTGCGACTCTTGACCGAGTAGAGCGCCCCCGCGCCCCTGCCGAAACCAATGGCACGGAAAGAGCGCGAACGTCGACGTCCCGGCTCACCAGAACTAACGGTGAAGCTCGACCTGACGTTTGAGGACCTCTGAGCGGGAGCGCGAGCGCGAGACGATCACAGGCAGCTACGTAGGGGCCGTGTGCGTTCTCGCTGAAGAAGCGCGCCGAAACTGCCGCCTGAGTTGGTGCAGTTTACGCCAGCGACTCCCCGGGTGGGGGACGGGCGCATTGAGGGGCGGCGAGTAGCCGCCCCTCTGCTATTGTAGCAAGTCCGGTACAGCGCGTCCGGTAGCGTTGTACGCCTCGCGCGAGCTCCAGGCTCAACGGCCGCCAGCAGGCGCTCGAGGGCGTCTACGTCGAAGCCCTGCCTGACCGGCGCATTCTTCCGGAGAACGGTGTGAAGGTGCGGATCGGGCTCACTGAGCCCGATCTGGGCGGCGGCGGGTCGCTCATCGTACCTCCACGGCGTACTCGCATGCCGGCTGACGCGAGCGTTGCGGGTACGCACGAGCTAGACCAAGCGCACGTGCTTGCGAGCGTCACACCCGCGAAGTAGGCTGTGCAAAGGACCGCAGAAATGCCCAAAACCCGCACCGTCCCTGATCCCACCTACTGCTCGGAGGCCATCGCATGTCCACCGTTCCCGAAACCGCCGCCGTCATCTCGCCCGAAGCCCTGCTGGAGCACTGGCAGGGGCACCGCCGTCTGACGCGGCGGGTGATCGACGCCTTCCCCGAGGACCAGCTCTTCACCTTTACACTCGGGGGCATGCGGTCCTTCGGTACGATGGCGCTGGAGATGCTCACCATGGCGGCGCCCATGCTCCGCGGCGTCGTGAGCGAGGAGTGGACGACATCCTGGGGCCGGGATGCCATCCCCAAGGCCGAGATACTGCGGGGCTGGGACGAAGCGACGGAGGAGATGAACGCGCTCTGGGCGCAGATTCCGCTGGAACGGTTTCAGGAGACCACCACGGCCTTCGGGATGTACCCCGGCAAGGTGCACGACCTTCTGCTGTACGTGATCGACAACGAGATCCACCACCGCGGGCAGGGATACGTGTACCTGCGCGCCCTGGGCATCGAGCCGCCGCCGTTCTACGAGCGCACCTGATCGACATACGACCATCGCGCGAAGACCCGAACAATCGTGCCTGGTAACTGGCGTGTACGTGGTTATTCACGTACACCTCATGGGAGGACACCCGATGCGCTATACCGTACGTCCAACCACTGCGGGGAACCAGGACGCCCTGGCGTTCCCGAAGGATTTCAGCCGGGAGTATCCCAACTTGTTCCGGGGTCGATACGACGTGCATCCGCTTTCCGCCGACACCTTTCTCCTCACGCCTCAGGTCGAGGCGGAGCCTAAGGCTGACGAAGACGACCCGGTCTTTGGGATATTCCTCGGCTTCTTGGAGCAGCAGATGCAGGCACGGCCGGATCTGATCACGCCCCTGGCCCCGGCAGACATCGCGGGGCTTGATGACCTCCTGAGGGGCGTGCCCAGCGGGGACGAAGTGAACTGGGAGGAGGCATCCCGCCTCTCATGACCAGCGAACCCAATGCTCGCGGGTGCTTCGCTACCCGCTTAGCCCTGCCTCACAGCGGTTCGCTCCCGCACCAGAACGGTGCGGCCGGAATCGCTCCCATCGGCCCATGACGTTCGCTTGGCGATGACGGGGCAGACCGTGCATCCGGATCAGCCGCAACGGCTTGCGCGGATCCGCCACCGGGCCAGTCCAGGCTTGTGCGGGACGCGGATCGCTCCTTGCCGTACGAAGGGGTTCCAGCCCTACACACCCAACGCCCGGAGAATGCCTGATGCGGTCAATTTACACGTCGGCCCTCGTGGCCGGCGCGGCGCTGCTTTTTGCCGCCTGCGCCGACAACCCCGCCTCCGGACGCGATGCGGCGGATCCCGAGATCGCGGTGCCCTCGCAGGCCAGCCTCGACAAGGTGTTCGCCGATGCCGGGGCCGAGTTCAACGTCCCTGCGTCGCTGCTCAAGGCCATCGGCTACCACGCCACCGAGCTGCAGATGATCCGCAGTGAGGAAGAGTTCCCGGGCCAGGGACGCGCGTACGGGGTGATGGCGCTTCGGGGGCCGCAGCTCGCGCGCGGCGCGTCGCTGGCGGGCGTGTCCATCGTAGCCGCGCAGAGCGACGTGCGCGCGAACGTGCGGGCGGCCGCCGCGCTCCTGGGGGCACAGGCCGGCGACCTGAGGATCGAGCGTGACGACGTGAGCGCCTGGGCGCCGGCGGTGGCCCGCTACAGCGGCATCGCCAGCGCCGAGATCCGCGCCATGTACGTGCAGAACGGCGTGTACGGCGTTCTGCGCAACGGCGCCGTGGCGCGCGACGAGAATGGGGCCGTGACGGCCACCATCCCGCAGGAGATGGTGAAGGTAGATGTGCAGGCGGCCGCGGCGGTGGAGTGCGCGCCGGACTTCTGCGTGTCGGGCGCCCTGTGGCGGGCCAACCCCAACTACAACGCCCGTCCCGCCGTGCCCACCAACACGTCGCATCCGTACAAGCAGCAGATGATCATCCTGCACACCTGCGAGGGCGACTACTGGAACGGGTGCCTGCAGACGCTGCTGGACCGCGGGCTGAGCGCGCACTACGTCGTCAGCCGCCCGGTGGACATGGCCGACGGCTCCATCCAGATTTCGCAGCTGGTGCGCGAGTCCAACCGCGCCTGGCACATCGGCGCGTACTACGACGCCACGCGCAACGGCGGAACCCACACCTACTTGAACGGCGTGCAGTCCAACGATTTCACCGTCGGCATCGAGCACGCCGGGTACGCGTCGCAGACCACCTGGAGCGACACGCAGCTCAACTTCTCGGCGCGGCTCAGCTGCGACATCACCAAGGCGTACGCCATCCCGCGCGACCGCTACCACCTGAAGGGCCACGGCGAGCTGCAGAGCGGCAAGAGCGATCCGGGGTCTGCTTTCTGGACCTACGGCGTAGATTACGTCGTCCGGGTGCAGAACTACTGCGCGTAGCCGCCGCGCCGGCCGTCCCGCGGGGGACAGCCGGCATGGACGGCAGGGCCCAGGCGCAGGGACATGGAGAACCCGTCTCCGTGTCCCTGCGCCTCATCCGTGAGGCTCGTTTTCTTTCGCACACCCGCCACTCGCGAAGATGAACCACCGTTTGCGCTTCCGTGCCCCACAAACCGCACTCTGCCTGGCGGCCCTGGTCCTGGCCGCCTGCGGGGGCGAGCCGCGGCGCGCCGATGGAGCTCGCCCGGCGGATACGCTCTCGCTCGCGGAGCGGCGTCGGATCCCGGGGACGATCGCGTACGTGGCCGAGCGGGACGGCAACAAGGAGCTGTACGTGGTGCGCCCATCCGGCGAAGGCGAGCGGCGGCTTACCCGCACCCTGCTGGACAGCTACATCACGACGATCGCCCCCGACGGCTCGGGGGTGCTGGGCATCGAGGTAGAGGAGGCGGGGGGAAACCGGTTCGAGCAGCTCGTCTTTCATCCCGTACCCCGCGGAACGGCGCGCCCCGTGGGCGGGCGGCACCCGTACTCGCGCAGCGCGGCGTGGAGCGCCGACGGGGAGTGGATCGTCTTCGAGTCGGCGCAGGCCAGCTTTCGCGACCTGTATCGCATTCGCCTGGACGGAACGGGGGAGCAGCGCCTGACCGACAACCGCGAGGGCAACTTCGAGCCGGTGATTTCGCCGGACGGCGCGTGGGTGGCGTTCGGCAGCAGCCGCGACCAGAACGCCGAGATCTACCGGATGCGCCTGGACGGCTCGGACGAAACGCGGCTGACCACCGTTCCCAGGCACGACGACTTCTTTCCGCAGTGGTCGCCGGATGGCACTCACCTGGCCTTCGCCAGCACGCGCGACGGCGACGAGCGCATCTTCGTCATGCGCGCCGATGGCGGGGGGCAGCGGCGGCTCACCCGCCCAGACACCATCTCCGACATCGCCGAGCAGCAGCCCGCCTGGTCACCAGACGGGCGGCGCATCGCGTACATCGTTCGGCAGCGCGGGCGGGGATCACGCGTGAGGATCACCGAGGTGGCCACCGGGGCCACGCGCGAGGTTCCAGGCGGAAGTGAGGGGGGCGAGAGCGAGCCGCAGTGGTCGGGGGACGGGCGGTACCTGGCGTTCGCCTCCAGCCGCGACGGCGACCACGAGATCTACCTGGCGCGCGCGGACGGCTCGCACGCCACGCGGCTGACGCGCGCCCCGGCGGACGACTGGCACCCCCGCTGGATCCCCGCGCGAGCGCCCGCGGCCGACAGCATGCGGACGTCCACCCCGTAGCGGTGCTACTTGGATACCAGTTGGTGGGCGCCGTCCCACTCGGCGGGCGGAGGGGCGGCGGCATGGCCATGGCAGCGCTCCAGGTACACCGCCGCGGGCCCATCCTCCGGAAAGCGGTCCACGAGCGCCTGGAATGCGTCCAGTGCCTCGCTGAAGCGGCGCTCGCAGTAGAGCGTGCGGGCGTGCGCGAATCCGTCAAGCAGCGCCGCCGTGTCCGCATCCACGCCGTCCTCCCGCGTGGCGACCAGTTCGTGGACGGACACGAGCCCCTCGCGCCCCACCACCCGCACGCAGTCGATCTCCCGCCCGATGAAGTGCGCCTGCACCTGCGCCCAGGTGAACTCCGAAACGACGATCTCCGTGCCGTAGTCCTTGTTCAGCCCCTCCAGGCGGGACGCCAGGTTCACGTGGTCGCCCATGCAGGTGTAGTCCATCATGAGGTGGCTGCCCAGGTTGCCCACCAGCACCTCCCCGGTGTTGATGCCGGTGCGCGCGTGCAGGGCGGGTAGCCCTCGCCCGCGCCAGTCCGCGCGCAGGCGCCGCAGCTCGTCGCGCATGCGCAGGGCGGCGCGGCAGGCGTGCACGGGGTGGTCGTCCAGCGGCACCGGCACGCCGAACTCCGCCATCAGGCAGTCGCCGATGTACTTGTCGACGATGCCGCCATGACGCACCACGACGTCCGTCATCGCGGTCAGGTACTCGTTCAGCAGCGCCACCAGCTCGGCGGGGGCCAGCCGCTCCGCCACGGCGCTGAAGCCGCGCACGTCGCTGAACAGCACCGTGGCCACGCGCTCCTCGCCGCCCAGCGCCAGCAGCTCCGGCCGGCGGATGAGCTCGCGCACCACGGCGGGGGGCACGTACTGCTGGAACATGCCGCGGATGCGCGCCCGCTCCCGCGCCTCGTCGGCCCACAGCACCGCCGCCGACCCGCCGGACGCCAGCCCCACCGCCAGCAGGGGCGCCACCGTCCACAGCCAGGCGCCCCCCGTGAACAGCAGCCCCGCCGCGACGGGCGCCAGGACCGCCAGCGCGCCCGCCGCGGCCACGCCCCGCCAGCCGCGCAGCCGCGACAGGGCCAGGACGGCCGCCGCGGCCAGGAGCACCGCCCAGGCGTACTGCGCGGGCCGCGGCACGGGGCGAACGTGGCGCCCGGCCAGCAGCGCGGCGGCGGCCTGCGCGTGGATCTCCACCCCCGGCATCCCTACCGCGCCCGCTGCCCCGTCGGCGTCGCGCACGGGGGTTGGATGCAGGTCCTGGTGCTCGGGCACGGTGGTGCCCACCAGGACGATGCGGCCGCGGAACACGCCATCCCGGGCCAGGTCCTCGAACGAGTCCAAATCCCACTCGCCCAGGTCGGTCGCCGCGTCGTCCACCACCGTCGCGTAGGAATAGGTGGAGACCGACCCCGCAGGCCCCGCCCAGTCCACCAGCATCGCCCCGCCCGGGCCCGCGGGAACGGCACGGGCAGCCAGCCGCCATCCGTCCACCGTCTGGCGCAGCGAGTTCGCGGGAAGGCCCAGGAACCGGAGCACCGCCTGCGCCCCCAGCTGGGGGACGGCGCGATCGGGATAGGCGTGGAGCAGCGGGTACTCGCGCACTACGCCGTCCACCGCGTCGGGCTGCACGTCGACGATCCCCATCGCGGCGCCGCGCAGCACCCCGGCGGGCTCCTCCAGCCGGAACCCGCGCGCGCCGCGGCGCAGGACGACATCCGTCTTGGCGCCCAGCACCGCGATCCCGGTCTCGTCGATCGCGGCTCGGAAGGCGGTGTCGGCGCGCGGAAAGGCGTCGGCGAACGTAAGATCGAAGGCCACCACGCGGGCGCCGGCCCGGTGCAGGTTGCGCAGGAGACGCGCGTGCCACTCGCGGCCCCAGGGATACCGTCCCAGCGACGCCTCGGAGTCGGTGTCGATTGCCACGATCACCACGTCCGCGGGGCGGGGCAGGGTGCCGCGCATCGTAAACCAGCTGTCGTACACGCGCCGCTCCAGCGCGCGCCCCACCCGCGCCTCGGCGACGGCCAGCGCCAGGAGCGGCGCCAGCAGCGCGACGGCCGCGAGCAGCAATGTGCGGCGCTGCGGTAGATTCAGCTTCATTCTACAGCCAAGAAAAAAAGCGATCTCACGCAGAGCCGCAGAGACGCAGAAGAGAGAGAAAAGCGAGAGTAATTCTCAGTTTTCCTCTCTGCGGCCCTGCGTCTCTGCGTGAGGCCTGTTGTTGATTTTTCAGAAGGCGCGGCTCAGGCGGATGCGCATCACCAGCTCGCGGGTGTCCAGCCCCGGGATGCGCTGGTCCGTGTAGTCCACCACGCCCGCGGTGAAGGAGAGCAGCGCATCCGGGCGCCACGCGAACTCGCCGCCGCCCAGCGCCTCCCCGCGGGTGTAGCGCGGGCCGGCCGCCCCGGCGGCGTCCGGGCTGCGCGCGGCGGTAATCCCCCCGTCGAAGCGCGCGGCCCAGCGCTCCGTCAGCTGCCGCCGCGCGTACGCCGTCAGCCGGTCGAACGTGGTGCTGCCGTCGGCCAGGCCGGGGAACTCGGCGCGGTTTTGCCCCGCCATCAGCGAAAAGCTGGTGCCGCGCGATTCCGTTTCGCCCTGCACGCCGGCCAGCACGTACAGGTCGCGCGTCTCCGACAGGGGATTGGCGGGATCGCTCCGCTCCACCCACGTGCCGTTGAGGCTCACCCGCGTGCGGAACGCCGCCAGCCGGCCCACGGGCACCAGCACCCCGCCGGACGCGGCCAGGGTGGATTCGTCGAGCGCGCCGGGGGTGCCCGCCGCCAGGCCGTTGCCGCGGGTCGCCAAGCGCAGCGAGCCCGTCAGCAGCAGGTCGCGCGGGGCCTGCCAGGTGACCGAGGCGAACCCGCCCTGGCCGCGCCGTGTTGCGGGGGCGGAGCCATCCAGGTTGTCGCGGTCCTGCTCGTACCCGGCCGTCACGAAGAGCGCGTCCAGGAGCGAGAACGAGTCGCGCACCCGCAGCCCGCGCCAGTCGCGCTGCAGGCCGGGGTGGCCCATCGTCTGGTAGTCCATCCCCACCGACCGCCACTCCGCGGAAAAGAGGTGCCCGCCGGCGCGCACGCTGGCCCGCGCCTGGTGCGCCGTGCTGGTGAGCCCGCGCGGGTCCAGCGGCAGCAGCGACGCGTTGAGGATGAAGAAGCGGTCCCAGCTGGCGGGGTCCAGCCCCGGCGGATCCGCGCCCGCGGCCACGAACAGGGAATCCAGCTCCCGCTGCGTCCGCGGCCGGAAGGTGATGTCGCGGGCCAGCAGCGAGGCCGCGTTCTCGTACTGCAGCACGATGCGGTCGCGCGCCAGGCGCAGCGACACGTCCAGCCCCGCGACCAGGTTGTCCCGGGGCGCGGGGATGGCGGAAAAGGTGCCCGAGTCCGCGGCGGAGGAACTGGTGCGCAGGGTGGGGATGGAGCCCACGTCGTCGCGGGCGTGCATCACCGTCAGCCCCATCCGAAAGCCGCCCAGCCGCAGCGACGGGCGAACAGCCAGCAGGTCCTGCTCGTAGGTGCCGCGCCGCTCGATTCGCGTGGGGTCCAGCGGGTCCAGCGCGCCCGGGATGGCCCGCACGGTCTGCCCTGCCACGACGCTGAGCCCCGCGAAGCCGGCGCGCAGGTCCAGCTGTCCCCCGCGCACCCGGCGCCCCGACAAGATCACGTCGTGGAGCACGGGGTTCACGTCGCCCACGGCCAGCGACAGACCGGGGATGTGCAGGTCCGCGCGAAGGCGGTTCACCGGCTGGCGTGTGGCGGTTTCGTACCCGCTCAGGTGGCCGCGGACGCTGTAGCGCCACCCCGGCCGCAGCTGCCCGCCCGCGTTCACCCACATCCGCGGGGCGAAGTCGTTCTCCCGGCGAAAGGCGCCGCCGGGGCCGCTCACGGAATTGCCACCCCCCTCCATCACGATGCTGCCGTGCGGCAGGGCGGGGGAGGGCCGCGGGCGCGGCACGCCGGTGGGTCCCGCGAGGCGAGCTCCGGGAGCCACGGTGAAGGTCCACTCCACCGGCGCGCCCCCGCCGCGCGCGGCGACGACCACGCGGTGCGGCCCGGGCGCCAGCGGCTCGCGCGGGCGCCAGGTGACCACGCCGCCGGAGCGCTCCACCTCGGCGCTCACGTCGCGCGATCCTATGCGGACGGAGACCGCGAGCGAGTCCGCCTCCCGCGGTAGTGACACGGCCACCAGCACCTGGTCGGCCGGGACGCGCTCCCCCGGCTCGGGCGAAAGGATCAGCGCGCCGGGCGCCGCCCGCTCCTGCGCCGCGGCCCGTCCGGGGAGCGCCGCCGCGGCGAGGGCGGCGGCGAGCAGAAGTCGCATCCTCATGGCGTCCCCTGCACGCGGCCGCGGAGCGCCTCGGCGGGCACCTGCATCATCAGCGTGCGCACGCGGCCGTCGGCGTGCTGCAGCTGCACCTCCACCCACGTCGCACGCCCGGCGTCCGCAGCGTCCTCGCCGCCCACCGCTTCCGCCCGGCGCAGCTCCTCGCGCGTCGCGCGCCGGGCCTCGGGCGCATCCGACTGCGAACCCGCCGACGCCTGCTGCCCGGCGCCCACGTCCGTGCGGCCCGCTTCGTTGAAGAACTCCACCACGCCTTCCAGCGTGATGATGGTGGTGCCCCCCGCGGAGTCGATCCGCACCAGGAACTCCGTCCCCTTTACCGCGGCCACGCCGGCCGGGGTCTGGATGCGGAACTCCGACCCATTGCGGCGGTTGACGCGCGCCCACACCTCGCCGAACTCCAGCTGGAGCGTGCGCACCACCGCGCCGCGCTCATCGCCGGAGGTCAGCCGCACCTGCGAGCCGGGGTTGATCCGCAGGATGGAGCCGTCGTCGGTGAACCGCAGCGCCGCCCGCGTGTTCGCCGACGTGGCGACCACGTCACGGTTCCGCAGGCGGTCGCCCAGTTGCGCTCGCCGCTCCCCGCCCGCCGCCGGATTGATCACCATCTGCCCTTCCTGCAGCAGCCGGTACACCAGGGCCACCTCCGCCTGCTGGGCGTGGGCATACCCGGGCACCGCGCCGAGGACGAGGATCGCCGCCGCGGCGGCCAGGATCGTTCTGCGCATGGCGGCCCTCACTGGACGCGGACGGAAAGGAGGGGGACGTCCCCCGCGGCGATGGCGGCCAGCAGCGCCTGCAGCTCCGGCAGCGGAATCGTGCGGCCGTCCTGCAGCCGCGCGCTCACCGGAACGAAGCCGTCCAGCTGGGGAGAAAACCCGAGGGCCCGCAGGAGAATGGCGAACGACGGATCACCCGCATCCCCCGCCGTCCCCCCGCCGCCGACGCGGAACCAGTAGATGGGGCTTTCGATGGGCTCGTCGCCCCCCGACGTGGCCACCTCGCGCGTCACCTGCCAGGCGTAGGTGCCCCCCGGCTCCAGCCGTACGGCCTGCACGGAGGCGGGATACAGCGCCGAGGTGGCTGAAGTGGACGTTTCCCACACCGGAAAGCCGCCCTGGATGGCCTCCACGGCTGATCCCTCGCCGTCCACCCGCGCCACGCGCAGCCGGTACCGCGCGCCGGGCGCATCGCCATCCGCGCTCCACAGGAAGCGCGGCGTGGGGCCGGGGACGATGGGCGGCGGGCCCGCGTCCGCCGGAATGCCGGGGGAAAGCAGGTCCACGCGCCCCGAGTAGCCCAGGGTGATCCGCAGCTCGTCGCTGTCCAGCACGGCGCCCTGCGCGGAGCGCACGGTGACGGTGAACAGGTAGGTGCCCGCCGGCAGCCGGCCGCTTTGCAGCCCCGCCTCGTCCAGCAGGTTCTCGTTGACGGAGAAGTCGGTGAGGGCGAACTCGCCCCCGTCCGTCGCCAGGTCGCGGGTGGTCAGGTGCCGCACGGGGTCACGGGGGACGAACGGGTCGGTCGTCCCGCGGAACAGCTCCAGCGGCCGCGGGGTCTCCCGCGCCACCACCACCTCCATCACCACGGGGCGGGAGGCGTCCTGGCTGATGAGGGTGATGCCGAACAGGTCCGGCCGCACCCCGGGGCTGCCGGGGAGAAGGTCGGAGACGAAGATGGCCTCCACCGGGGCGAGCCGCCGGATGGAAACCTGCACCTGTGCCGAGCCGGGCGCGGGGGCCAGGCCCGCCCAGCCGGTCGCGAGCACCAGCGCGGCGAGGGCGCGAACGAAGACACGCATGAATGGCGACGGAGCGAGAGGGAGGTCGAGCGAAGAGAGCGACGGGCGCCGGGCCGTGCTGCCTCACCGGCACGTTGCAGCGGTAGGATAGTCGGCACCCCGCCCGGAGCCAAGGCTTTTCTTCCGGCGGGCGGAAGATCGCGCCGGCATCCGCGCTCCGGTGGAGGCCATCATCGTTGCACCCGGTCCAGCGCGCGCCTACCTTGCGCGGCGGATGCGGTCCATCCCCATCTCGCTCTCCACGCCCTCTTCCCCGCTGTCCATGAGCCCTCCGCCCGGCCTGACCGCCACCTGTTGGGGCACCCGCGGCTCCATCCCCGCGCCGGGGCCAGACACCGTGCGCTACGGCGGCAACACGCCGTGTTTGGAGGTCCAGGCGGAAGGCCGCCGCTACATCTTCGACGCGGGGACGGGAATCCGCGCGCTCAGCCGTGCGCTGGAGCCGGAGGAGCCGGTGGAGGCGGAGCTGTTCCTGACGCACTTCCACTGGGACCACGTGCAGGGGTTTCCCTTCTGCGGCCAGCTCTACCACGCCGACAGCCGCATCCGCGTCCACGGTCCCCCGCAGGACGGGGCGGGCGTCGCCAGCGTGCTCGCCGGGATCATGGCGCCCGCGTACTTCCCCGTGCCGCTGGATGCGCTGGCCGCGGGGGTGGAGTTCGTGGATGTGGACACCGCGCCGTGGACGGATGGAGCCGTGGAGGTGGATGCGCTGCGCGTCTGCCATCCCGGGTTCACCTGTGGCTACCGGCTGCGGACCGGCGGTGCCTCGATCGCGTACGTACCCGACAACGAGCTGCGCGAGGCCGACGACGCACAGTACCGGCAGATGGTGGACTGGGCCGCGGGAGTGGACCTGCTGGTGCACGATGCCATGTGGCGCGACGACGAGTACCCGCGCTACCGCGGTTGGGGGCACGGCAGCGTGGGGGATGCCGTGCGGCTAGCGGAGGACGCCGGTGCGCGCCGGCTCCTGCTCTTCCATTACGCGCCCGAGCGCAGGGACGACGAGCTGGACGCCATCGTGAGCGAGGTGCGGCGCGGGTTGGCCGAGCGCGGGTCGGCGCTGCGGGTGGACCCGGCGTGCGAGGGCGTGGCGGTCCACCTCTGCCGGGGGGACGCATGAGCACGCTGATTCCGGGGTCCGCCGCCTCGGCCGGGCCGCTGCCGCCGCGCGTCGCCCGGGCTCCGCGTCCCCTGCTGCTGCATTCCACCGCG of the Longimicrobium sp. genome contains:
- a CDS encoding DinB family protein; protein product: MSTVPETAAVISPEALLEHWQGHRRLTRRVIDAFPEDQLFTFTLGGMRSFGTMALEMLTMAAPMLRGVVSEEWTTSWGRDAIPKAEILRGWDEATEEMNALWAQIPLERFQETTTAFGMYPGKVHDLLLYVIDNEIHHRGQGYVYLRALGIEPPPFYERT
- a CDS encoding adenylate/guanylate cyclase domain-containing protein, whose product is MKLNLPQRRTLLLAAVALLAPLLALAVAEARVGRALERRVYDSWFTMRGTLPRPADVVIVAIDTDSEASLGRYPWGREWHARLLRNLHRAGARVVAFDLTFADAFPRADTAFRAAIDETGIAVLGAKTDVVLRRGARGFRLEEPAGVLRGAAMGIVDVQPDAVDGVVREYPLLHAYPDRAVPQLGAQAVLRFLGLPANSLRQTVDGWRLAARAVPAGPGGAMLVDWAGPAGSVSTYSYATVVDDAATDLGEWDLDSFEDLARDGVFRGRIVLVGTTVPEHQDLHPTPVRDADGAAGAVGMPGVEIHAQAAAALLAGRHVRPVPRPAQYAWAVLLAAAAVLALSRLRGWRGVAAAGALAVLAPVAAGLLFTGGAWLWTVAPLLAVGLASGGSAAVLWADEARERARIRGMFQQYVPPAVVRELIRRPELLALGGEERVATVLFSDVRGFSAVAERLAPAELVALLNEYLTAMTDVVVRHGGIVDKYIGDCLMAEFGVPVPLDDHPVHACRAALRMRDELRRLRADWRGRGLPALHARTGINTGEVLVGNLGSHLMMDYTCMGDHVNLASRLEGLNKDYGTEIVVSEFTWAQVQAHFIGREIDCVRVVGREGLVSVHELVATREDGVDADTAALLDGFAHARTLYCERRFSEALDAFQALVDRFPEDGPAAVYLERCHGHAAAPPPAEWDGAHQLVSK
- a CDS encoding peptidoglycan recognition family protein; the protein is MRSIYTSALVAGAALLFAACADNPASGRDAADPEIAVPSQASLDKVFADAGAEFNVPASLLKAIGYHATELQMIRSEEEFPGQGRAYGVMALRGPQLARGASLAGVSIVAAQSDVRANVRAAAALLGAQAGDLRIERDDVSAWAPAVARYSGIASAEIRAMYVQNGVYGVLRNGAVARDENGAVTATIPQEMVKVDVQAAAAVECAPDFCVSGALWRANPNYNARPAVPTNTSHPYKQQMIILHTCEGDYWNGCLQTLLDRGLSAHYVVSRPVDMADGSIQISQLVRESNRAWHIGAYYDATRNGGTHTYLNGVQSNDFTVGIEHAGYASQTTWSDTQLNFSARLSCDITKAYAIPRDRYHLKGHGELQSGKSDPGSAFWTYGVDYVVRVQNYCA
- a CDS encoding MBL fold metallo-hydrolase, with translation MSPPPGLTATCWGTRGSIPAPGPDTVRYGGNTPCLEVQAEGRRYIFDAGTGIRALSRALEPEEPVEAELFLTHFHWDHVQGFPFCGQLYHADSRIRVHGPPQDGAGVASVLAGIMAPAYFPVPLDALAAGVEFVDVDTAPWTDGAVEVDALRVCHPGFTCGYRLRTGGASIAYVPDNELREADDAQYRQMVDWAAGVDLLVHDAMWRDDEYPRYRGWGHGSVGDAVRLAEDAGARRLLLFHYAPERRDDELDAIVSEVRRGLAERGSALRVDPACEGVAVHLCRGDA
- a CDS encoding FecR family protein codes for the protein MRRTILAAAAAILVLGAVPGYAHAQQAEVALVYRLLQEGQMVINPAAGGERRAQLGDRLRNRDVVATSANTRAALRFTDDGSILRINPGSQVRLTSGDERGAVVRTLQLEFGEVWARVNRRNGSEFRIQTPAGVAAVKGTEFLVRIDSAGGTTIITLEGVVEFFNEAGRTDVGAGQQASAGSQSDAPEARRATREELRRAEAVGGEDAADAGRATWVEVQLQHADGRVRTLMMQVPAEALRGRVQGTP